One Phragmites australis chromosome 23, lpPhrAust1.1, whole genome shotgun sequence DNA window includes the following coding sequences:
- the LOC133905962 gene encoding LOW QUALITY PROTEIN: asparagine--tRNA ligase, cytoplasmic 2-like (The sequence of the model RefSeq protein was modified relative to this genomic sequence to represent the inferred CDS: inserted 5 bases in 4 codons) gives MALAVAVDELLEVSVHVLKDKVEDGLPFLALALLEDEEPHDMQVSGERHIAIANRDRTSQQHQLGLKYLHRPPIESFRLLHRRSHNEQQWLASPVLQVLQADNADRGLGLAGQRAVVGDWVKSYSVFKAKRAGAVSPLRMPTVVTTSLTCTXVLMSRVPLIRCVAKLIAGGSGAIDKASSGSSRPNVGTALVHINDGSCVPDLQIVVDSSLCPLEQVTVVGACVLVEGKIELVEGRSQQHVVELRVDKALHIGAVNSNKYPLSNVQLPSEVIRDYLQLAARTTAVASTARVRSELIHATHLFFQXNGFFHVNVPFKLIRXDRRITPEVVRTSIEAKAKQIEVLKRSESNKEALEAAELDLQRANGLVRQLEQGGNTDFAGDFFQRPAYLSPSHTLHLETYACALSSVYTLSPAFLAESXSLEPHKHLAERCTIDAELAFAELEDAISSAEDCLKLLCSAVWKNCSDELKFLSTQAENGSDDRIEAVVSSHWQRITYNEAVNTLLQVTDKPFEAKVELGTPLSPEHMSYLVDDFHKRPLIIYEYPKQLKPFYARLKEHGKTVSAFDIIVPKVGVVACGAQNEERMDKLTSRTKELRLLHEPLEWYLDIRRHGTAKHSGFSIDMGRVILLVTGLKDIRDSLPFSRTEGKEKC, from the exons ATGGCTCTAGCGGTGGCCGTGGATGAACTTCTTGAGGTCAGTGTCCATGTACTCAAAGACAAGGTAGAGGATGGTCTACCCTTCCTTGCTCTGGCCCTGCTTGAGGATGAGGAGCCGCACGACATGCAG GTATCAGGGGAGAGGCACATTGCCATTGCCAATAGAGATAGAACATCACAACAGCATCAGCTAGGCCTCAAGTATCTTCATAGGCCACCAATAGAAAG CTTCCGGCTCTTGCACCGAAGAAGCCACAACGAGCAGCAATGGCTCGCCAGTCCGGTGCTTCAAGTACTCCAAGCGGACAACGCTGACCGCGGCCTCGGGCTGGCTGGCCAGCGCGCGGTGGTCGGCGACTGGGTGAAGTCTTACAGCGTTTTCAAGGCGAAGCGTGCCGGCGCGGTGTCACCGCTGAGGATGCCCACGGTGGTGACCACAAGCCTAACGTGCA GGGTGCTCATGTCAAGAGTGCCGCTCATCCGCTGCGTTGCCAAGCTGATCGCCGGAGGCTCTGGCGCCATTGACAAGGCTTCGTCTGGCTCCTCCAGGCCGAACGTCGGGACCGCGCTTGTGCACATCAACGACGGCTCCTGCGTGCCCGATCTGCAG ATTGTTGTGGATTCTTCTCTTTGTCCTCTTGAACAAGTTACTGTGGTTGGAGCTTGTGTTTTAGTGGAAGGCAAGATAGAGCTCGTGGAAGGAAGAAGCCAGCAGCATGTTGTGGAGCTGAGAGTGGACAAAGCTCTGCACATCGGAGCTGTCAATTCCAACAAGTATCCGCTGTCAAATGTGCAGCTGCCTTCAGAAGTTATAAGGGACTACCTGCAGCTCGCTGCTCGAACAACAGCG GTTGCCTCAACTGCTCGTGTACGAAGTGAATTAATCCATGCTACCCATTTGTTTTTTC ACAATGGATTCTTCCATGTGAATGTGCCTTTTAAGTTAATCAG TGACAGACGCATCACACCTGAAGTGGTTAGAACTTCGATCGAGGCAAAAGCGAAGCAAATCGAAGTGCTGAAGCGAAGCGAAAGCAACAAAGAAGCGCTGGAAGCTGCAGAACTGGACCTTCAGAGGGCGAATGGGCTTGTGCGACAGTTAGAACAGGGAGGAAATACAGACTTCGCCGGTGACTTCTTTCAGCGTCCAGCCTATCTTTCACCAAGCCATACGCTTCATCTTGAGACATATGCTTGTGCGCTAAGCAGCGTCTACACACTGAGCCCGGCATTCCTGGCTGAAA TAAGCTTGGAGCCTCACAAGCACCTGGCCGAGAGGTGCACCATCGATGCAGAGCTTGCCTTCGCCGAACTTGAG GATGCAATATCCTCTGCCGAGGACTGCCTAAAGTTGCTTTGTAGCGCAGTATGGAAAAATTGTTCAGATGAGCTGAAGTTTCTATCGACTCAGGCAGAGAATGGATCTGATGACCGTATTGAAGCTGTAGTGTCCAGCCACTGGCAACGGATTACTTACAATGAAGCTGTCAATACTCTTCTTCAG GTCACAGATAAACCATTTGAAGCCAAAGTTGAATTGGGCACGCCATTGTCACCTGAACATATGAG TTATCTCGTTGATGATTTCCACAAAAGACCATTGATCATATATGAATATCCAAAACAACTGAAGCCATTTTATGCACGTCTCAAAGAACATGGGAAGACAGTCTCTGCGTTTGACATAATTGTGCCAAA GGTTGGCGTTGTAGCATGTGGAGCTCAAAACGAGGAAAGGATGGATAAGTTAACTTC CAGGACTAAGGAGTTACGTCTTCTACATGAGCCATTGGAATGGTATTTGGACATCCGCAGGCATGGCACCGCAAAGCACTCCGGTTTCAGCATAGACATGGGACGGGTCATCTTGTTGGTCACTGGTCTCAAGGACATCCGAGATTCCCTGCCGTTCTCAAGAACAGAAGGCAAGGAAAAATGTTAA